A single genomic interval of Pseudomonas sp. FeN3W harbors:
- the ybgF gene encoding tol-pal system protein YbgF, whose product MRKYRHALTFTVLALPLMAAAQVPVVDYEEGAAGGNSGYSTAAPSGDGAYAGGGATAPSSAQGMLFMQLQQMQEEIAQLRGMLEEQQNQLQRLQQEGLERYQDLDRRLSSGAASGNQPASSGNTAASAGSSAPASASQGQSQSASADPAKEKLYYDAAFDLIKAKDFDKASQAFAAFLRKYPDSQYAGNAQYWLGEVNLAKGDLQGAGQAFARVSQAYPQHNKVPDSLYKLADVEIRLGNRDKAQGILREVIARYPNTSAAQLAQRQLNR is encoded by the coding sequence ATGCGTAAGTACCGTCATGCTCTGACTTTTACAGTGCTCGCGCTGCCGCTGATGGCGGCAGCTCAAGTGCCGGTGGTGGATTACGAAGAGGGTGCCGCTGGCGGCAACTCGGGTTACTCCACCGCCGCGCCGAGCGGTGACGGTGCCTATGCCGGAGGTGGAGCCACCGCTCCATCTTCGGCGCAGGGCATGCTCTTCATGCAGCTGCAGCAGATGCAGGAAGAGATCGCGCAACTGCGCGGCATGCTCGAGGAACAACAGAATCAGCTCCAGCGCCTGCAACAAGAGGGGCTGGAGCGCTACCAGGATCTGGACCGCCGTCTATCGAGCGGGGCCGCGTCAGGCAATCAGCCTGCTTCGTCCGGCAATACGGCTGCGTCGGCTGGAAGTTCGGCACCTGCCAGTGCCAGCCAGGGGCAGTCGCAAAGCGCATCGGCCGATCCTGCAAAGGAAAAGCTCTATTACGATGCGGCTTTCGACCTGATCAAGGCGAAGGATTTCGACAAGGCCAGCCAGGCTTTCGCGGCGTTCCTGCGCAAGTACCCTGACAGTCAGTACGCTGGCAACGCCCAGTACTGGCTTGGCGAGGTCAACCTGGCAAAGGGTGATCTGCAAGGGGCCGGCCAGGCATTTGCTCGAGTGAGCCAGGCATATCCGCAGCACAACAAGGTGCCGGATTCGCTCTACAAGCTGGCAGATGTGGAAATCCGTCTGGGTAACCGGGACAAGGCGCAGGGCATTCTGCGTGAGGTCATCGCCCGGTATCCGAATACATCGGCTGCACAATTGGCTCAGCGTCAGCTCAATCGCTGA
- the queE gene encoding 7-carboxy-7-deazaguanine synthase QueE — protein sequence MTLRITEIFYSLQGETRTSGLPTVFVRLTGCPLRCQYCDTAYAFSGGELMTLDAIVERVASYSPRYVCVTGGEPLAQPNCVPLLQRLCDAGYEVSLETSGALDISAVDERVSRVVDLKTPGSAEVARNRYENIACLTRNDQVKFVICSREDYDWAVSKLIEYGLDRRAGEVLFSPSHGQVDVRALADWIVADNLPVRLQLQLHKIIWNDAPGH from the coding sequence ATGACCCTGCGAATCACCGAGATTTTCTACTCGCTGCAGGGGGAGACGCGGACCAGTGGATTGCCTACTGTGTTCGTTCGCCTGACCGGCTGTCCCCTGCGCTGTCAATATTGCGATACCGCCTACGCGTTCAGCGGCGGAGAGCTTATGACGCTCGATGCGATCGTCGAGCGGGTTGCCTCCTACAGCCCTCGTTACGTCTGCGTGACCGGTGGCGAGCCGCTGGCGCAGCCCAACTGTGTGCCTTTGCTGCAGCGACTGTGCGATGCGGGATATGAGGTTTCACTGGAGACCAGTGGTGCACTCGACATCTCCGCGGTGGATGAGCGCGTCAGTCGTGTAGTGGACCTGAAAACACCGGGTTCCGCCGAGGTGGCGCGTAATCGCTACGAGAACATCGCCTGCCTTACACGCAACGATCAGGTCAAGTTCGTCATCTGTTCTCGCGAGGATTATGACTGGGCTGTCAGCAAGCTGATCGAGTACGGACTGGATCGGCGTGCCGGAGAAGTGTTGTTCTCACCGAGTCACGGCCAGGTTGATGTTCGTGCGCTTGCGGACTGGATCGTCGCCGACAATCTGCCGGTGCGCTTGCAGCTTCAGCTGCACAAGATTATCTGGAACGACGCGCCCGGCCACTGA
- the queC gene encoding 7-cyano-7-deazaguanine synthase QueC produces the protein MNEKKAVILLSGGLDSATVVAMARAQGYACYTMSFDYGQRHRAELQAAERVARQLGVVEHKVIGLSLNGIGGSALTDESIDVPEAPGEGIPVTYVPARNTVFLSLALGWAEVLGARDIFIGVNAVDYSGYPDCRPEFVAAFERMANLATKAGVEGLGFRIQAPLQEMSKARIVQEGARLGVDYAATVSCYQADADGRACGKCDSCRLRAAGFAEAGLVDPTRYF, from the coding sequence ATGAACGAGAAGAAAGCAGTCATCCTGCTGTCCGGCGGGCTTGATTCGGCCACGGTGGTCGCCATGGCCCGTGCTCAGGGCTACGCCTGTTACACCATGAGCTTTGACTACGGCCAGCGTCATCGCGCCGAACTGCAGGCAGCCGAACGTGTTGCCCGGCAACTTGGTGTGGTCGAGCACAAGGTGATCGGTCTGAGTCTCAACGGCATCGGCGGCTCGGCGTTGACCGACGAAAGCATCGATGTGCCTGAGGCGCCGGGTGAAGGTATTCCGGTCACATACGTCCCGGCGCGCAATACCGTGTTTCTCTCATTGGCCCTTGGCTGGGCCGAGGTGCTGGGTGCTCGAGATATTTTCATTGGCGTCAATGCTGTCGACTACTCGGGCTACCCGGATTGTCGGCCGGAGTTCGTTGCCGCATTCGAGCGAATGGCCAATTTGGCCACCAAGGCTGGCGTGGAAGGGCTGGGGTTTCGCATTCAGGCGCCACTACAGGAGATGAGCAAGGCGCGGATCGTGCAGGAGGGGGCTCGTCTGGGCGTGGACTATGCAGCTACGGTTTCCTGCTATCAGGCCGACGCGGATGGGCGTGCTTGTGGTAAGTGCGACAGTTGTCGGTTGCGCGCTGCTGGTTTTGCCGAGGCGGGGTTGGTTGATCCCACTCGCTACTTCTGA
- a CDS encoding acetyl-CoA hydrolase/transferase family protein: MYSDRIRLSSLQNKVMSAQEAASLIRDGMTVGMSGFTRAGEAKAVPLALIDRAKDEKLQISLVTGASLGNDLDGKMASAGLLARRMPFQADPALRKAINAGEVMFIDQHLSHTVEQMRNHQIKRPDVTIVEALCITEEGHIVPTTSVGNSANLAMFADQVIIELNLAHNLNLEGLHDIYFPGERPNRGPIPLTNVADRLGVTSIPVDPAKIAAIVITNQPDSYSTVTPPDEETQAIANHLVEFFKSEVEAGRMAKNLGPMQVGIGNIANAVMCGLIDSPFEDLVMYSEVLQDCTFELIDAGKMTFASGCSITLSERCNDRVFGNLEKYKEKLILRPQEISNHPELVRRLGIIGINTALEFDIYGNVNSTHVGGTKMMNGIGGSGDFARNAHLAIFVTKSIAKGGNISSVVPMVAHVDHTEHDVEILVTEQGLADLRGLAPRERARVIIDNCVHPSYRDALNKYFDDACKKGGQTPHLLGEAMQWHINLEERGHMLKGE; the protein is encoded by the coding sequence ATGTATTCTGATCGCATCCGCTTGTCCTCTCTGCAGAACAAGGTCATGAGCGCCCAAGAGGCTGCTTCCCTTATTCGCGACGGCATGACCGTTGGCATGAGCGGCTTCACCCGTGCGGGCGAAGCCAAGGCCGTACCCCTCGCGCTGATCGACCGTGCCAAGGACGAGAAGCTGCAGATCAGCCTGGTCACTGGTGCCAGCCTGGGTAACGATCTCGATGGCAAGATGGCTTCTGCAGGGCTGCTGGCCCGTCGCATGCCGTTCCAGGCCGATCCGGCACTGCGCAAGGCGATTAACGCAGGTGAGGTCATGTTCATCGACCAGCATCTGTCGCACACCGTCGAGCAGATGCGTAATCATCAGATCAAGCGCCCCGACGTCACCATCGTCGAGGCGCTGTGCATCACCGAGGAGGGCCACATTGTCCCGACCACTTCCGTGGGTAACTCGGCGAATCTGGCCATGTTTGCCGATCAGGTAATCATTGAGCTGAACCTTGCCCACAACCTGAACTTGGAAGGTCTGCACGACATCTACTTCCCGGGTGAGCGTCCAAACCGCGGTCCGATTCCTTTGACCAACGTCGCCGATCGTCTTGGCGTGACCTCGATTCCGGTCGATCCGGCCAAGATCGCCGCCATCGTCATCACCAATCAGCCGGACTCCTACTCCACCGTCACTCCGCCGGACGAAGAAACCCAGGCCATCGCCAACCATCTGGTCGAGTTCTTCAAGAGCGAAGTCGAAGCCGGCCGTATGGCGAAGAACCTCGGCCCGATGCAGGTCGGTATCGGCAACATCGCCAACGCCGTGATGTGCGGTCTGATCGATTCGCCGTTCGAAGACCTGGTGATGTACTCCGAAGTGCTGCAGGACTGCACCTTCGAGCTCATCGATGCGGGCAAGATGACCTTTGCTTCCGGTTGCTCCATCACCCTGTCCGAGCGCTGCAATGATCGCGTGTTCGGCAACCTGGAAAAGTACAAGGAAAAGCTGATTCTGCGTCCGCAGGAAATCTCCAACCATCCTGAGCTGGTGCGTCGTCTTGGCATCATCGGCATCAACACCGCGCTCGAGTTCGACATCTATGGCAATGTCAACTCCACTCACGTGGGTGGCACCAAGATGATGAACGGCATCGGCGGTTCGGGCGATTTCGCACGTAACGCGCACCTGGCTATCTTCGTGACCAAGTCGATTGCCAAGGGCGGCAACATCTCCAGCGTCGTGCCGATGGTTGCTCATGTCGACCACACCGAGCATGACGTCGAGATCCTGGTGACCGAGCAAGGCCTGGCTGATCTGCGTGGCCTCGCTCCGCGCGAGCGCGCCCGCGTGATCATCGACAACTGTGTACATCCGTCCTACCGTGATGCGCTGAACAAGTACTTCGACGATGCCTGCAAGAAGGGCGGTCAGACCCCGCACCTGCTGGGCGAGGCGATGCAGTGGCACATCAACCTGGAAGAACGCGGACACATGCTCAAGGGCGAGTGA
- the nadA gene encoding quinolinate synthase NadA, whose amino-acid sequence MTQIPERILVQAHLAAKQPRPLTPEQEAQLRSEIAAELKRQNAVLVAHYYTDPVIQALAEETGGCVSDSLEMARFGNEHPAQTVLVAGVKFMGETAKILNPEKRVLMPTLEATCSLDLGCPVEEFSAFCDQHPERTVVVYANTSAAVKARADWVVTSSCALEIVESLMDNGEKIIWAPDKHLGNYVQRETGADILLWDGACIVHEEFKAKQLADMKALYPDAAILVHPESPQAVVELADAVGSTSQLIKAAQTLPQQTLIVATDRGIFYKMQQLCPEKTFIEAPTAGQGAACRSCAHCPWMAMNTLERTLECLRAGSNEIFVDPAIIPRAVKPLKRMLDFTQAARLKQAGNA is encoded by the coding sequence ATGACGCAGATACCCGAACGCATCCTCGTGCAGGCTCACCTGGCAGCCAAGCAGCCCAGGCCGCTTACGCCTGAGCAGGAAGCGCAGCTGCGCAGTGAGATAGCTGCCGAGTTGAAGCGCCAGAATGCGGTGCTGGTGGCGCATTACTACACCGATCCGGTGATCCAGGCATTGGCCGAGGAAACCGGTGGCTGCGTCTCCGACTCACTGGAAATGGCGCGCTTCGGCAACGAGCATCCGGCCCAGACCGTATTGGTCGCCGGCGTCAAGTTCATGGGCGAGACGGCGAAGATTCTCAATCCGGAGAAGCGTGTGCTCATGCCCACGCTCGAGGCGACCTGTTCCCTCGATCTGGGTTGCCCTGTCGAAGAGTTTTCGGCTTTCTGCGATCAGCATCCAGAGCGCACCGTGGTGGTCTATGCCAACACGTCGGCGGCGGTGAAGGCGCGCGCTGACTGGGTGGTGACATCCAGTTGTGCGCTTGAAATCGTCGAAAGCCTGATGGATAACGGCGAAAAGATCATCTGGGCACCGGACAAGCATCTGGGCAACTACGTACAGCGCGAGACCGGTGCCGACATCCTGCTCTGGGATGGCGCTTGTATCGTCCATGAAGAGTTCAAGGCCAAGCAGTTGGCTGACATGAAGGCGCTATACCCGGATGCCGCGATTCTGGTTCATCCTGAGTCCCCGCAGGCCGTGGTCGAACTCGCCGATGCGGTAGGTTCGACCAGTCAGCTGATCAAGGCCGCGCAGACCTTGCCGCAGCAGACGCTCATCGTCGCTACGGATCGTGGCATCTTCTACAAAATGCAGCAGTTGTGCCCAGAAAAAACATTCATCGAAGCGCCAACCGCCGGTCAGGGTGCAGCCTGCCGAAGCTGTGCGCATTGCCCCTGGATGGCGATGAACACGCTAGAGCGGACCCTGGAATGCCTGCGCGCTGGCAGCAATGAAATCTTCGTCGATCCGGCGATCATTCCGCGCGCGGTGAAGCCACTCAAGCGAATGCTCGATTTCACCCAGGCCGCGCGGCTGAAGCAGGCTGGCAACGCCTGA
- a CDS encoding M48 family metalloprotease, with amino-acid sequence MKLLRPALLTLACLTAQPALANDLPSLGDASSAIVSPEQEHQLGRAWLSLLRGQVSQLSDPQLKDYVESSVYRLAETSQLQDRRLEFVLLDSPQLNAFAAPGGIIGVNGGLFIYAQTEAEYASVMAHELAHLSQRHFARGLEAQQRMQLPLMAAMLAGVVAAAAGAGDAGIAAIVSTQAAAIQAQRRFSRQNEQEADRIGIVNLERAGYDPRAMPSMFGRLMRQYRYDQKPPEFLLTHPVSESRIADTTNRAEQYPEGGAQDSLRYQLMRARTQLKFERTPGVEAKRFRAMLSENPQMDAARYGLALAQVKAGQLDEANSSLAPLLAKAPDDITYNLAQIELDITANRLQQAQTRLQRLLQLYPGNYPVRQMHIDLLMERGETQQAERELDKLVAQRRQDPDIWYQVAEVRGLSGNIVGLHQARAEYFALVGDYDQGIEQLDLAKRRASNFQIASRIDARQKQLIEEKRMVEGMLR; translated from the coding sequence ATGAAATTGCTGCGCCCTGCCCTGCTCACGCTCGCCTGCCTGACCGCCCAGCCGGCGCTGGCCAATGACCTGCCCTCACTAGGCGACGCCAGTTCCGCCATCGTTTCCCCTGAACAGGAGCACCAGCTCGGTCGGGCATGGCTCAGCCTGCTACGCGGACAGGTGAGCCAGCTCTCGGACCCGCAGCTCAAGGACTATGTCGAAAGCAGCGTCTATCGCCTGGCCGAGACCAGTCAGCTGCAGGATCGCCGCCTTGAGTTCGTCCTGCTGGACAGCCCCCAGCTGAATGCCTTCGCTGCTCCCGGCGGAATCATAGGCGTCAACGGCGGCCTGTTCATCTATGCCCAGACCGAAGCCGAATATGCATCGGTAATGGCACACGAACTGGCGCACCTGTCGCAGCGCCATTTCGCCCGCGGCCTGGAAGCGCAGCAGCGCATGCAGCTGCCTCTGATGGCCGCCATGCTCGCCGGCGTCGTCGCAGCCGCTGCCGGCGCAGGTGATGCCGGCATCGCCGCCATCGTGTCCACCCAGGCCGCAGCCATCCAGGCCCAGCGCCGCTTTTCCCGGCAGAACGAACAGGAGGCCGATCGCATCGGCATCGTCAACCTCGAGCGGGCCGGCTACGACCCGCGTGCGATGCCATCGATGTTTGGCCGCCTCATGCGCCAGTATCGTTACGACCAGAAGCCGCCGGAATTCCTGCTGACACACCCGGTCAGCGAATCACGCATCGCTGATACCACCAACCGGGCGGAACAGTATCCCGAGGGTGGCGCACAGGACAGCCTGCGCTATCAGCTGATGCGCGCTCGAACGCAACTGAAGTTCGAAAGAACACCGGGCGTCGAGGCCAAGCGATTCCGCGCCATGCTCAGCGAAAATCCACAAATGGATGCCGCACGCTATGGCCTTGCGCTCGCGCAAGTCAAAGCTGGGCAGCTCGACGAAGCGAACAGCAGCCTTGCTCCGTTGCTAGCCAAGGCACCGGACGACATCACCTACAACCTCGCGCAGATCGAACTCGACATCACCGCCAACCGGTTGCAGCAGGCGCAGACCCGCTTGCAGCGCTTGCTGCAGCTGTATCCGGGCAACTATCCGGTGCGCCAGATGCACATCGACCTTCTGATGGAAAGGGGCGAGACGCAGCAAGCCGAGCGCGAACTGGACAAGCTGGTGGCGCAGCGCCGCCAGGATCCCGATATCTGGTATCAGGTCGCCGAAGTGCGTGGGCTGAGCGGTAACATTGTTGGCCTGCATCAGGCACGCGCGGAGTATTTCGCTCTGGTAGGCGACTATGACCAGGGCATCGAGCAGCTCGACCTGGCTAAGCGTCGCGCCAGCAACTTCCAGATCGCATCACGGATCGACGCACGCCAGAAACAGCTGATCGAAGAGAAGCGCATGGTCGAGGGCATGCTGCGCTAA
- a CDS encoding sulfurtransferase TusA family protein — MTEARPQSPECDAELDAVGLDCPMPLLKAKLELNRMSSGAVLKVIASDPGSQRDFRSFAKLAGHALLHEEVEDGLYRYWLRKA; from the coding sequence ATGACCGAAGCTCGACCGCAATCGCCCGAATGCGATGCCGAACTGGATGCCGTTGGGCTCGACTGCCCCATGCCTTTGCTTAAGGCCAAGCTGGAACTGAACCGGATGTCCAGCGGCGCTGTGCTCAAGGTCATTGCCAGCGATCCGGGTTCGCAACGGGACTTCCGCAGCTTCGCCAAACTGGCCGGTCATGCATTGCTGCATGAAGAGGTCGAAGATGGTCTTTATCGCTACTGGCTGCGCAAGGCCTGA
- a CDS encoding AI-2E family transporter: MLKVLRGWMQRYFSHEEAVVLAVLLFLAFAAVLIFGRMLAPVLAGLVLAFLMQGLVGALERLRVPHLLAVWLVFLMFIGVMVVCTLFIVPLLWQQVLTLFNELPRMLVEWQSLLLLLPERYPQLVTEEQVLRGIDFIRSEIGRYGQLVLTSSLSSLPLLIGLMIYLVLVPILVFFFLKDRQQISDWIKGYLPRERGLITQVSQEMNLQIANYIRGKAIEILICAVVSYAVFAALGLNYAALMAMLVGVSVVVPYIGATVVTIPIALIGIFQWGLGDQFFYLMVAYAIIQTLDGNVLVPLLFSEAVNLHPVAIICAVLLFGGLWGFWGVFFAIPLATLFKAVLNAWPGEPKAGLVETVE; encoded by the coding sequence ATGCTCAAGGTATTACGCGGCTGGATGCAGCGTTACTTCTCCCATGAGGAGGCGGTGGTTCTTGCGGTCCTATTGTTTCTGGCTTTCGCCGCCGTCCTGATTTTTGGCCGGATGCTGGCGCCGGTACTGGCGGGATTGGTGCTGGCCTTTTTGATGCAGGGGCTGGTGGGTGCGCTGGAGCGGCTGCGAGTGCCGCATCTGCTCGCGGTGTGGCTGGTATTTCTAATGTTCATCGGGGTGATGGTGGTCTGCACGCTGTTCATCGTGCCCTTGCTGTGGCAGCAGGTACTGACCTTGTTCAACGAGTTGCCGCGCATGCTGGTCGAGTGGCAGTCGTTGTTGCTGTTGCTGCCGGAGCGCTATCCGCAGCTGGTGACCGAGGAGCAGGTGCTGCGCGGCATCGACTTCATTCGGAGCGAGATCGGCCGCTATGGCCAGTTGGTGCTGACCTCTTCGCTGTCCAGCCTACCACTGCTGATCGGGCTGATGATCTATCTGGTGCTGGTGCCGATCCTGGTGTTCTTTTTCCTCAAGGACCGGCAGCAGATCAGCGACTGGATCAAGGGCTATCTGCCACGTGAACGTGGACTGATCACTCAGGTCTCGCAGGAAATGAACCTGCAGATCGCCAACTACATCCGTGGCAAAGCCATCGAAATTCTGATCTGTGCCGTGGTGTCGTATGCGGTCTTCGCTGCGCTGGGGCTCAACTATGCCGCGCTGATGGCGATGCTGGTCGGCGTTTCGGTCGTGGTGCCCTATATCGGCGCGACGGTGGTTACCATTCCGATCGCGCTGATCGGGATATTCCAGTGGGGGCTGGGCGACCAGTTCTTCTACCTTATGGTGGCTTACGCAATCATCCAGACGCTGGATGGCAACGTGCTGGTACCCTTGTTGTTCTCCGAGGCGGTGAACTTGCACCCGGTCGCGATCATCTGCGCGGTACTGCTGTTCGGAGGGTTGTGGGGCTTTTGGGGCGTGTTCTTTGCCATTCCCCTGGCGACCTTGTTCAAGGCCGTTCTCAATGCGTGGCCAGGCGAGCCGAAGGCGGGTTTGGTCGAAACGGTCGAGTGA
- a CDS encoding peroxiredoxin, translating to MAVEIDRPVPPFQAQATSGQLIELESLAGKQVVLYFYPKDNTPGCTTEGQGFRDHHQAFLAANTLVFGVSRDSLRTHENFRAKQGFPFELISDKEEQLCQLFDVIKLKKLYGKEYLGVDRSTFLIDRNGILRKEWRTVKVPGHVEAVLQAAQALNAE from the coding sequence ATGGCCGTTGAAATCGACCGTCCCGTCCCGCCCTTCCAGGCTCAAGCCACGAGCGGCCAGCTGATCGAACTCGAGTCGCTGGCCGGCAAGCAGGTCGTGTTGTACTTCTACCCTAAGGACAACACACCCGGCTGCACGACGGAAGGCCAGGGCTTTCGTGATCATCACCAGGCTTTTCTGGCGGCGAACACCCTGGTATTCGGCGTTTCCCGCGACAGCCTGAGGACCCATGAGAACTTTCGCGCCAAGCAGGGCTTCCCGTTCGAACTGATCAGCGACAAAGAAGAGCAGCTCTGCCAGCTGTTCGATGTGATCAAACTGAAAAAGCTCTATGGCAAGGAGTACCTCGGCGTGGATCGCAGCACCTTCCTCATCGACCGCAACGGCATACTGCGCAAGGAATGGCGCACGGTCAAGGTACCGGGCCACGTTGAGGCAGTCCTTCAAGCCGCGCAAGCACTGAACGCCGAATGA
- a CDS encoding glycine cleavage system protein R, producing the protein MSTPPVPREQFLVISALGANPMELTNVLCRAANENRCAVVSTRLTRHGECSALVLEVTGSWDALARMETTLPGLAKKHAFTANVVRSEALENRPQALPYVAYVSAVFRPDILNELCQFFIDHRVELESLTCDTYQAPQTGGTMLNATLTVTLPAGTQISWLRDQFLDFADALNLDALIEPWRPQNP; encoded by the coding sequence ATGTCCACCCCCCCTGTACCCCGCGAACAATTTCTCGTCATCAGTGCGCTCGGCGCCAACCCGATGGAGCTGACCAACGTACTCTGCCGGGCCGCCAACGAGAATCGCTGCGCGGTTGTCAGCACACGACTGACCCGCCACGGCGAATGCAGTGCGCTGGTTCTGGAAGTCACTGGCAGCTGGGACGCATTGGCCCGGATGGAAACGACGCTGCCGGGACTTGCGAAGAAGCACGCCTTCACCGCCAACGTAGTGCGCAGCGAGGCGCTGGAAAACCGTCCACAGGCACTGCCGTACGTGGCTTATGTGAGCGCGGTCTTTCGCCCCGACATCCTCAATGAGCTCTGTCAGTTCTTCATCGACCATCGCGTCGAACTGGAAAGCCTGACCTGCGACACCTACCAGGCCCCGCAAACCGGCGGCACCATGCTCAACGCCACACTGACCGTCACGCTTCCGGCGGGTACGCAGATCAGCTGGCTGCGCGACCAGTTCCTCGACTTTGCCGACGCACTGAACCTCGACGCACTGATCGAGCCCTGGCGTCCACAGAACCCTTGA
- the dapA gene encoding 4-hydroxy-tetrahydrodipicolinate synthase, whose amino-acid sequence MIAGSMVALVTPMDAQGGLDWDSLSKLVDFHLQEGTNAIVAVGTTGESATLSVAEHIEVIRRVVDQVNGRIPVIAGTGANSTSEAVELTENAKSAGADACLLVTPYYNKPTQEGLYLHFKHIAEAVAIPQILYNVPGRTVCDMLPDTVERLSKISNIIGIKEATGDLNRGQEVLDRVSKDFLVYSGDDPTAVELMLLGGKGNISVTANVAPRAMSDLCAAAMAGEATTARAINERLMPLHRALFLEANPIPVKWALHEMGLMGNGIRLPLTWLSQSFQEPLRQAMRQTGVLA is encoded by the coding sequence ATGATTGCGGGCAGTATGGTGGCGCTGGTCACGCCCATGGATGCGCAGGGCGGTCTGGACTGGGACAGCCTGAGCAAACTGGTGGACTTCCACTTGCAGGAAGGCACCAATGCAATCGTCGCTGTCGGGACTACCGGTGAGTCGGCCACGCTTAGCGTCGCCGAGCACATCGAAGTGATCCGGCGTGTCGTCGACCAGGTCAACGGCCGGATTCCGGTCATTGCCGGCACCGGCGCCAACTCTACCAGCGAAGCCGTCGAGCTGACCGAGAACGCCAAGTCCGCTGGCGCCGATGCCTGTCTGCTGGTGACCCCGTACTACAACAAGCCGACCCAGGAAGGCCTGTACCTGCACTTCAAGCACATCGCCGAGGCCGTGGCGATTCCGCAGATTCTCTACAACGTGCCCGGTCGTACCGTTTGCGACATGCTGCCGGATACCGTCGAGCGTCTGTCCAAGATATCCAACATCATCGGTATCAAGGAGGCCACGGGTGACCTCAATCGCGGCCAGGAAGTGCTGGATCGCGTCAGCAAGGACTTTCTCGTGTACTCGGGCGATGATCCCACTGCTGTCGAACTGATGCTGTTGGGCGGCAAGGGCAATATCTCCGTGACCGCAAACGTCGCGCCGCGCGCCATGAGCGATCTCTGCGCCGCTGCGATGGCCGGTGAGGCCACCACTGCTCGCGCAATCAACGAGCGTTTGATGCCGTTGCATCGCGCTCTGTTCCTGGAAGCCAACCCGATTCCGGTCAAGTGGGCACTGCACGAGATGGGCCTGATGGGTAATGGCATCCGTCTGCCGCTGACCTGGCTGAGTCAGAGCTTCCAGGAACCGCTACGCCAGGCAATGCGCCAAACCGGCGTACTGGCTTAA
- the bamC gene encoding outer membrane protein assembly factor BamC: MKRLAGLSTLALIISATSGCGWLWGDDGYFRDRGSDYLSARQTAPMQVAVDGETRPLDPLLPIPQQIADSTGVPGEYEVPRPQRLQVAAELSDFSVQSSEDSRWLVAQYTPSQVWTAARQFFTDNGFSIAEERRQTGEFTTAWQSAAGLNDALVRNLGIQDGETRVRVRVEPGVQRNTSEIFVVSVKRPAGSTAEVAWPETSSNKELDRVLLDELQASLTRSAKQGGSVSLLAERDFDAPSRVNLTEDGSGSPVLQLDSDFDRAWSSVGRALQSADVRVDDLDRSLGVYYVNLSERADDPDDKPGFFSRLFGGAPDKDEIEARAERYQVRLTRVGNGVQVSLDKSVDTVAPADVARRVLSLLKDNLG, translated from the coding sequence ATGAAGCGACTGGCCGGACTTTCGACCCTTGCCCTGATCATCTCTGCAACCAGTGGCTGCGGCTGGCTGTGGGGCGATGATGGATATTTCCGTGACCGCGGTAGCGACTACCTATCGGCGCGTCAGACCGCACCGATGCAGGTCGCAGTCGACGGCGAGACCCGCCCGCTCGACCCGTTGCTGCCCATTCCGCAGCAGATTGCTGACAGCACTGGCGTTCCAGGCGAGTATGAAGTGCCGCGCCCGCAGCGTTTGCAGGTGGCGGCAGAGCTCAGTGATTTCAGCGTGCAGTCGTCCGAGGATTCTCGCTGGCTGGTGGCGCAATACACACCATCACAGGTCTGGACCGCCGCGCGGCAGTTCTTCACCGACAACGGTTTCAGCATTGCTGAAGAGCGCCGCCAGACCGGTGAGTTCACTACGGCCTGGCAAAGCGCCGCGGGACTGAACGACGCCTTGGTACGCAATCTGGGCATTCAAGATGGCGAAACGCGGGTACGTGTTCGTGTCGAGCCAGGTGTGCAGCGCAATACCAGCGAGATCTTCGTGGTCAGCGTCAAGCGTCCTGCCGGCAGCACCGCCGAGGTGGCCTGGCCGGAGACCTCCAGCAACAAGGAGCTCGATCGGGTCCTGCTCGACGAGTTGCAAGCCAGCCTTACCCGGAGCGCCAAGCAAGGCGGTTCCGTATCGCTGCTGGCCGAGCGTGACTTCGATGCGCCAAGTCGGGTGAATCTGACCGAAGACGGCAGCGGCAGTCCTGTGCTGCAGCTGGATAGCGATTTCGATCGTGCCTGGTCCAGCGTCGGTCGAGCCCTTCAATCCGCCGATGTGCGTGTGGACGATCTGGACCGAAGCCTCGGCGTGTATTACGTGAATCTGAGCGAGCGTGCCGATGATCCGGATGACAAGCCTGGCTTCTTCAGTCGCCTGTTCGGTGGTGCACCGGACAAGGATGAGATCGAGGCGCGGGCTGAGCGTTATCAAGTACGTCTGACCCGCGTCGGCAATGGTGTTCAGGTCTCGCTCGACAAGAGCGTCGACACCGTCGCACCGGCCGATGTCGCACGCCGGGTGCTCAGTCTGCTCAAGGACAACCTGGGCTAA